In Macadamia integrifolia cultivar HAES 741 chromosome 5, SCU_Mint_v3, whole genome shotgun sequence, a single window of DNA contains:
- the LOC122079164 gene encoding 60S ribosomal protein L23-like, translating to MSKRCRGGSAGNKFRMSLGLPVTATVNCANNTGAKNLYIISVKGIKGRLNRLPSACVGDMVMATVKKGKPDLRKKVMPAVIVRQHKPWRRKDGVFMYFEDNAGVIVNPKGEVKGSAITGPIGKECADLWPRIASAANAIV from the coding sequence ATGTCGAAGCGATGTCGCGGAGGGTCGGCGGGAAACAAGTTCCGGATGTCTCTGGGTCTTCCGGTTACGGCGACTGTTAACTGCGCGAACAATACCGGAGCGAAAAATCTCTACATCATATCAGTGAAAGGGATCAAGGGTCGTCTCAACAGATTGCCCTCTGCTTGTGTTGGTGACATGGTGATGGCCACCGTCAAGAAAGGGAAGCCCGATCTCAGGAAGAAGGTCATGCCTGCTGTCATTGTCAGGCAGCACAAACCTTGGCGCCGAAAGGATGGTGTCTTCATGTACTTTGAAGATAATGCTGGAGTTATAGTGAACCCCAAGGGAGAAGTGAAAGGATCAGCTATCACTGGTCCAATTGGAAAGGAGTGTGCAGATCTGTGGCCTAGGATTGCTAGTGCCGCCAATGCCATCGTTTAA